The DNA sequence GTTAACAGTGTGGAGTAATCGTTAATACAAAGTTAACTTTGACTATTCCACTAATGACGAAGTGCTGTCTGTGTTGATACCTTGTGTTCAGCGTGATGCTCAGTCTGAGCATCATGCACTTTTCCGCTCTCCTCCGCAGCCGCTGAGTCCTCCTCGCTCTCTCGTTGCGCAGACTGAACGCCTCCCATTATCGGAGCCGCAGCGCAGCGGGTCCCTGTCCGGGCTGACTAATGATGAAACTACCCACAATCAAAGCGAGCGGCTGGAGATGCTCTCCGATCTCTAATGGTGCAGCCTGGATGTCGGAAAAAGTCTTTTTTAGCCAAACGCCTCCCTGCAGGATCACATGAAGCCTATGAGCAGAGTCTGGCCCGGCCCGGTCCGCCTCTCGCcgcatccaaaaaaaaaaaaaaaaaaaaaaccggcCTGCAGAGAAAACCCAGCCCGTCCTCAGATGACTGAAGCAAATGTCCGAGCAACAAGCGTGAACCTGCACCGCTGCGCAGAGATACAATAATGTTAAAGCTTTAGTTTAGAAACCGTTTATGTTCAGTACAAGCAGATAGATCATGTCCAAAAGCACATACTGCACAGtgaatagtttattttaaataaagtttatgcTCTTTTTCAGTGCTCACATTTTGTGCTTGTCAATATCTGAAAGCTGTTTAGGTCATTGTGTAAcagttgctttttattttgatgacacatttctgttttcttatcACTTAAGTATTAAAAGGGACCCTCTTGAAAACGATCTTAAGGGGTTTATCCTGAtatataatgcatttttttaatgcattattctgtattttatttcaaacaagcTTCAAAGGGACATGTCTGCTAGGAAAGTTATGCAGGAGTAGTTGGCTGTTTCATCTTAAAGCATTTATGGTATTTCAGATATATTTGTCAATGAAATAACAGCTCATGGAAGTGATCATACTTTAAAGCCAAGCAGGTTTTTCTCTTGAAATAGAAATCAACTGACTAACCGCAGCAAAACAGTCCTAATGTAATTTGAAGATTTGATTTGGAGATGTGGGCATGCTGTCCAGGATACAGGTCTGAGAATTTCACCACGAGGTGGACGAAGTTGCTGGAAAAGTTTTAACCTTTGAATGCGCTTAAGCTTGAGGAATTTGTGCCTCTGTCTTTTAATCTGATATTTATTTGGTAATCAACTGTTTGGAGGAACAGAGGCCTGGGGCTGTAGCTCCTGGCTACATCTGTGGGGGAATTTAAAGAAAGAGTTTCAGCTTTTTAGGAAAATATTCATTGGTTTATTATTGTGCATGATAGAAGCCTAATAGCATTCTCATGGCTGTGGTAATTAGTTGTAAGAACAGCTGAGTCTGGGCCAGTTTGTTCGAGGATCTACTTCTTGGTCAGGTGCACTGACTTCCTGGTGTGAGCTGGAAGGTGGCTGTTTCCTCCTGTTTCCCGTCGTTAATACCAACTGCTGGTGGAATTGATTTTACAGACCTGTATGACCGTGGTTATGTCCACAGCAGAATTCATCTGAAATATCATGTCCTCATTTAGTGTTTTGATGGTTTGTAATGGTTTAGTGTTTGACTTTGTGTCCTTCATGTCGCTCAAACccttatttattcagttttttctgtgttgaagCTCATTTTAGAAACATATTTTGTTGTTAAGACAAGGTTGCACCAAACCAGATAAAAacttataaaaatatgttttaattggTGTCAATTCCTGTGTTTCTCGTCCAGTTTACTGCTAGGAACTCGATGCaatgagtctttttttttttagatttgcatgttttgagacaaacatgtaaaatatcagctgtgcttctttgtgtgttttccagttgaGCTCTTGTTCTCCGACAGCCTAACAGCAATGGCAATAAATGACTTCTGCCtctttatctttattattaaataaaaatgtcagcgCAGACgaatttaaaacacataatttaGCTGAAAGCCCACCATCAATCAGTGTTATCTTCAGAATCCGGTCTATTTTCGAGACCGAGTCTCACCATTAAAATTATGTGTATTTATAGGAAATATTAAAAGAATTATTATGTTTATATGTCTGGATATAAGAAGCCTTCCTTAACGTGACCTTGGGAGTCTTTGAGCAAACAAACATCTACAACCGCATGACAGGCATAAAAGTTAATTTGATCAGATGTTCAGAGACACTGGTGCTGTTATGTGAAGCTCAGTGAAATGCTAATAATTTGAATTGATTAGAGTCACAACTTTGGGAAACTGGAAACAGCTGATGTTTTCTCCACTGGTTACAGCAGCCAAACAGTTGAGGCCTGGTGCAGTGTACTGTAATAACAAACTAGGGGGTCTCAGGGACTCCGCAGCAATAACctttatttatagagcactTGCATTACAAAGTGCCCCAAAACTGAACAACGGCAAAAACCAAAACCTAGGCTACAAAGAAACAACGACATGGTGATAAAATCTAgatcaataaaatcaaataagaTTAGcgaaaacaaagtgtgttttaaGAAGGGATTTAAAAATGCTTCCTGACTGATCTGGTTTTTACAGGTAGTTCGTTCCAGGGAAGAATCAGCCCTAAAACACACTTAGAGTCAGTGTAAGGAGGTTAAAACAGGTGTGATGTGgtgtcttcttgtttttttgtctcacaGCGGAATTCTCTACAATCTAGAGGCAATTAATGGATTTTTGACTGAGGCGTGTGAAAAGTCTTCAAGCCGTGCAGAGTCAAAGACGTGTAAAATCATCGTGGTGCCTTAGCAAAGTAAACGTATGcattttggaaacatttctgagatgaaagtaaaaaaaaagtttggttaAAAAGTTTAAGTAACTGTCAAACCAAACACCAAGATTGTTTGCAACAGACTAAGTGTGTTTAACCAGGGGACCAGTAGATGGCATTATCTGTTTTACCACCTGATTGGACAAATTACAACAACCTtcattgtgtctgtgttgagCTGCTTTGAGCTTTCAATCTGACGCAGGTCATCAGAGAGAATTCAGCGAACCACGATCAAAGACTTTGACAGGCGGATACAGCTGTGTGTCATCCACATAACAGCATGTCCACCGTACGTCCTAAGGGGAAGCATGCAAAAAGAGAATCAACCTGGTCCCATGAGTGACCCGTGTGGGACACCGTActtaaaagcagaaaatgatgACTTATGATTGGGATTGAAGGCACAGAAGCTTCTGTTTGACATGTATGAAGAGAACCGCTTCAACACGGTACTTGGTGTTTCGTCCCCGTTTCTCGGTCTCTTCAATAACGTATAACAATCCTGGTTTTGTGACACAACATATTTTGTGTTATGCCATATTCAATGCTAATAACTATAGTGCCATAGTTGAACCATGTTGGGAAATGGTAGGGAGACTTGATCGTGTGatgggttttatttaatgttttagctGTGAAAACTTTATTTCCATCCGGCACGGTGACATGGTGACGGGATGTCAGGGGCAAAATTGGCTACTTTAAAGTTtccaaatacacaaaacagacCTTTGTTCTTGGGTTTAGCAGATTTTCAGCCTTTCATTAAGGAGACATTCTTGGCACTTTAATCACAAACTGTTTCCCAGAGTTTGTTTCCTCCAGTCAGGTGGATCTGAGCAGCACTGAGTGGTGCACACCGATGgttaactaaactaaaactacatGTGAATCTCGTGTAGCACATTTCATTGGCGGAAAATAAGTTGCTCAAATCAGAACCAGATGACTAAACAGAGACAATTAGATTTAAACTTGCaatatgtaatttttgttttgggcCAAGTTTGCAGTGGAACTCActcaaaggaatttttttttttttttttggtttatacatttttgttttttattttatttcatttttaacttttttgtctgttgttgTCAATCAAGACCATCAGTACCTTTGGTCGTCTTGatttcaaattagtttttgaccaactttaaaaattataattgttCATGTATTACATTGACAAATTCAGAGCAACACTGTTTATGACCTTTAACTATTACAGAAATGAGAGAaagtaatatatatatgtatggtTTACAAATTCAGGATAAACTTTTAAGCTTATGGCTGTTTCTTAGTCATTTGATTGACTGGATTTgccttttttgtgtctttgttgtaaCTAGCATAAATAATTACCTTCTAAtcaccagaggaaaaaaatgtcatatATTGAACTTTTTagggtaaagtcattttcagaataaagtaGTTATTATATAAAGGCGTTATTGTTAAGCATAGAACAGTTTGTGAACTGTGAGAAACGGGCCATATGAAGCCAGTGCTGAACTACTGACATCTGCTGGACAAAATACATTATCACTGTTAAAAACGCAGTGCTGCAAAAGTATGCAGATTCTTCTTTTTTGAGTAAAAGTATCAAGGAAGCAATTAaatctatgcaaaaaaaaaacaaaaaacaaacccaacaaacaaacaaacacttcccttctgctctttctcgcacttgcatctcacaaaatttgaacacttttctgataggactttgctttcatgttttctccttgacttagatttttgctgccttgtacctcacttgtaagtcgctttggataaaagcatctgctaaatgtaaatgtaaatacagagaTGTAAAAGTATAAGTCTCTCATTTAAAATCCAAGCATTAATTAAATGCGGCCTAATTATTTATCAATGCCAAACTGCCCCTGTGACTTATATATTGTTGTATGCTTGATATAATTAGTTAATGTTGATGAGAGTGTGTGAGCAGCCTTTTACTGTTGTAGCAGATCGAGGTAAAGCTAATTTTTTAGACTGGATTTgccttttttgtgtctttgttgtaaCTAGCATAAATAATTACCTTCTAAtcaccagaggaaaaaaatgtcatatATTGAACTTTTTagggtaaagtcattttcagaataaagtaGTTATTATATAAAGGCGTTATTGTTAAGCATAGAACAGTTTGTGAACTGTGAGAAACGGGCCATATGAAGCCAGTGCTGAACTACTGACATCTGCTGGACAAAATACATTATCACTGTTAAAAACGCAGTGCTGCAAAAGTATGCAGATTCTTCTTTTTTGAGTAAAAGTATCAAGGAAGCAATTAaatctatgcaaaaaaaaaaacaaaaaacaaacccaacaaacaaacaaacacttcccttctgctctttctcgcacttgcatctcacaaaatttgaacacttttctgataggactttgctttcatgttttctccttgacttagatttttgctgccttgtacctcacttgtaagtcgctttggataaaagcatctgctaaatgtaaatgtaaatacagagaTGTAAAAGTATAAGTCTCTCATTTAAAATCCAAGCATTAATTAAATGCGGCCTAATTATTTATCAATGCCAAACTGCCCCTGTGACTTATATATTGTTGTATGCTTGATATAATTAGTTAATGTTGATGAGAGTGTGTGAGCAGCCTTTTACTGTTGTAGCAGATCGAGGTAAAGCTAATTTTTTAGACTGGATTTgccttttttgtgtctttgttgtaaCTAGCATAAATAATTACCTTCTAAtcaccagaggaaaaaaatgtcatatATTGAACTTTTTagggtaaagtcattttcagaataaagtaGTTATTATATAAAGGCGTTATTGTTAAGCATAGAACAGTTTGTGAACTGTGAGAAACGGGCCATATGAAGCCAGTGCTGAACTACTGACATCTGCTGGACAAAATACATTATCACTGTTAAAAACGCAGTGCTGCAAAAGTATGCAGATTCTTCTTTTTTGAGTAAAAGTATCAAGGAAGCAATTAaatctatgcaaaaaaaaaacaaaaaacaaacccaacaaacaaacaaacacttcccttctgctctttctcgcacttgcatctcacaaaatttgaacacttttctgataggactttgctttcatgttttctccttgacttagatttttgctgccttgtacctcacttgtaagtcgctttggataaaagcatctgctaaatgtaaatgtaaatacagagaTGTAAAAGTATAAGTCTCTCATTTAAAATCCAAGCATTAATTAAATGCGGCCTAATTATTTATCAATGCCAAACTGCCCCTGTGACTTATATATTGTTGTATGCTTGATATAATTAGTTAATGTTGATGAGAGTGTGTGAGCAGCCTTTTACTGTTGTAGCAGATCGAGGTAAAGCTAATTTTTAAACGATGTTGAGCTACGGTTGGGTGATAAATAAAGCTTGATGTTGTTACTGTGGGTGCTAGATTAAAAATGAAACGGGGACAAGCTCCATGGCAGTTACAGGAAAGCATTAAGTAAAAGGTTAAACTCTACAAGAAGCTGTTCCTCTATTCAGGGAGGAAAAGAAGTCTTGAGCTACAATTGTCTAGAGTGAAGACCAAGCAGGGTAAAGTGCGGGAGCATGCAGGGCCCTGACCAGGCGATAGGTGATGAGAGAGAAGAACTAAACTGAAAGCTCGCTGCCTGCTCTGTGGTTTGCAGGAGGGGTCTTTGAGTCTCTGCAAGTTTCATTCATGCTGTTGGTGTCTTTTCCGCGTCAGCCCCAAGCTGTAGGAGTGTGTAGCCGCAGTTTGGTGATGCATCATTCTAGCTAAAAAAATCCCCCCTGCGAGCAGCAAGGCTGGTGTGACTCAAACCATGGAGGCAGATGGAAATTTCTGATCACATACAAACCACTGCTGGCTGAGGAAACCCTGTCGCAAAGCCTCCTACACACCACCTCAGCCATCCACTCTTCCTGTTAAAAAGGCACCTTGttgtttataaaaatacattttctggcTGCGTGACTGTTGGGCTTTTTCACCGCACGCCCTGTGAGAGTAAGACTGATTGCCCAAAAATGTTGCAAACAAAATTGACTTCTGTAAGACTTCACCACAAGTTATCACATATGAGCATTTCACTTCCAAGATAACATATCTAAAATACTTCCTCTTTATTTTACAGATGCTTTTGGTGTCCACTTCTGTCTTCAGCTTCACATATTTCCTTTTACTCATTTGAGGCCATGGCAGACACTTTCTCTTTATGACCCTTCATCACCTGTCATGttgtttgacataaaaaaaaaaaagatgtatttttatcagtggataaaaaacaaaatggagaaaaagctgcactgaaaatatagaaaaatgtaaacatagaCATGTCAATCATCGCCTTTATCAAGAGCCTTGGTTTCACCTCCCTGTACGTCACTGCATGGGATACAGGAGGAACgcagaatgttttgtttctgaattATTTCCTCTTTAACATCTATATCcttgatgattttaaaaaatccttcaCTCCTAACGCAGCCGTCACACTGCTAATTGGACCGCAGCTCCATTTCTATGATCAGCTCGAGCTACAGAAGGCCAGACGAGCCGAACAAGTAAGATGTGATaacttttattgctttttacatgttgtttAAGCCTGAGGTAGCATTTAAtattaagtattttaaaatatgaccCTAAAAATGACAGTGCAGCCAGGAACATCCGAGGAAAACGAGACTCTTTTTGTGCTCgcgtttattaaaaaatgtggcaaaaaataatagaaaatttCCATTTATCTAACACAAGCTCTCCTTCATTGTTCTGCCAATTAACAACTCCTTTATATTTTTCCTGGCTGTTCAGAATTAATGTTTATATTGCATCTCCTCTGGCGTTTTTGTTGAATTCctctcaaaaacacacattaccaCATTTCATGGATCTCCACTTACTTGAaaccaaatattattttaagtgCAGCTTTTCTGCTTTAAAGCTGGTTTGGTAAGTCCTGAACAAGATTAAATGTCTTGGCAGGCCGAGAATGTTCTTCTAAGATTACGAGAtaatggaaaagaaacaaaaataaataaaaacagattagaTGCTTGACTGACTCCCAGGCCTGTTGGATGCCTTCATgcatgaaacacacagacaagtaCACACTAGTTTCATGCAACTCCTGAGTCATTtaatcttttaatgtttttgtgtttgtcttctcagtttttataaaacaaagagaagtATGCACAGCCACCTCTATCAGCCTTTAATGCAGCACAGATGTGTCAGATGTCTTCTTTACATTGTGCAAATGTCAAACCGATTTTTAATCAGTGTGAGAAAGTGTCAATTTGCTTTTTCTGCTACGTTTCTTCAGTTTCTTTACCAAAAATCATCTAAGGAGGCTTAATGAAAGTAGCTATTGAGCCACGTTATGGGAATTGTGGGTTCCAGGACTCCTGCTTCACTTTTGACCAATCTACCTTTAACAAGTTTCCCGACTGTGTCGAATGACTCATGTTTTGATCTAATCATCTTCTGACTGAGATAATGAACAGACTTTTGCACCCAGGTGAATGACAACTTTTCTCCTGTCCATTCAGTAATGAGGGACAGACTGAAGCATCTCCATCAGTTACAAACTGACTTGGAGGGTTTCACCCCAGTGGAGCTGGACAATTTGTCTTCACAGCCAGACCAGCACCTGGACTGCGTCCTGCAGAAAGCCCAGCAGATCCGCACGGAGCTCCAGCAGATCAAGAATGACATCAGTGAGTTGAAAGATGTGAACTACCAGGCTTTGAACAAGACCTCATACCCTGTAGTGGCAAAGCGGGACTCCAGTTCAATCGGGATAGGTATTAAACACAGGGGGGAAactgtgctgcagcagctgcacatGATGAACGCTCTCAGAAAGGAGCTGGGGGCCCACCGAGGCACCTCTGACGCCGCAGCCCGTATAGCTCTAACCCAGTATCAGTGTCTTAGCAACGCGCTGCGAGAGGTGATGTTCAGCTACAGCGACACAGAGATGAACCACAGGGAAGCTTGTAAACACCACATCCAGAGGCAGATGGAGGTGGTGGGCAGGGAGGCCAgtgaggaggagctggaggagatgATGGAGCGCGAGGACTTGAATGTGTTCAGCATCCAGGTGGACGGGAAAACGACTCACTCAGCTTTTCTGCAGATTGAGAGCAGACACAAGGAGCTGCTGGAGCTGCAGAAGAGGATGGAGGCCATTCAGGAGCTGTTCCTGGATGTGGCTCTGCTCACAGAGGAGCAGGGCGTAGCAGTCGAAAACATCCAAAGCTGTGTTCAAAATAGTGAGGTGGCCACTCAGGAAAGTGTGGTCCAGGTGGAGAAAGCGCTTGTGTCTTATCAAAACAACCCCTTCAAGAAGATGTTTTGTGGCTGTTTCCCGTGTTATAACAAATAGATCTGAAAAGGTTTGGATCAGTAGAAACTGTACTGAAAGAAGCACTATCTTCAAAAATCAGCTGCTTTCTAAAAGAAAAGCCACAGCACATTTAGCAGCTTTCTCAATATTACAGGACTCGTATTGATGGTTTTCAAGGTGATGCTGTGGCTGTGGGTTCAGACACGCTCAGTAAGAGTTTGCAAGATTAGAAGAACATCCATGTCAGTAAATAACTGTCTAATGttaaagtggggaaaaaaggagCTTGGTAATGCAACATTTTCTCaactatttatatataaaaaaggtttttaagtaGATTCTCCTTCAAATGCAGGGTCAGCGGTTCAATCCCCAAGTCCTCCAACCCACCAGCATAGACGAGTTGTGAGTTTTTGCCAAAcgaaaaaatgtttaaaagtaattttaacgTTCGTACCATCTGCTGACAGAGGCCAGGCTATGTATGAATAAAAGCCAGTGGTGGaatgtaactaagtacatttaccaGTATCACAGATTAAAAATAGTCGAAATAAAAGTCCCATGTTTGCAACTGTTATCTAGAATTTCAGAACCatttcagacagtggaacactGGGAAATGTATTTCTCTAAGTATTGATGTATGAACATCACTGATGTTGCTTGTAGTAAACATGGGGCTAATTTAGAGTACTTCAT is a window from the Channa argus isolate prfri chromosome 16, Channa argus male v1.0, whole genome shotgun sequence genome containing:
- the LOC137101305 gene encoding syntaxin-11-like; this translates as MRDRLKHLHQLQTDLEGFTPVELDNLSSQPDQHLDCVLQKAQQIRTELQQIKNDISELKDVNYQALNKTSYPVVAKRDSSSIGIGIKHRGETVLQQLHMMNALRKELGAHRGTSDAAARIALTQYQCLSNALREVMFSYSDTEMNHREACKHHIQRQMEVVGREASEEELEEMMEREDLNVFSIQVDGKTTHSAFLQIESRHKELLELQKRMEAIQELFLDVALLTEEQGVAVENIQSCVQNSEVATQESVVQVEKALVSYQNNPFKKMFCGCFPCYNK